A stretch of the Chitiniphilus purpureus genome encodes the following:
- a CDS encoding histidine phosphatase family protein, whose protein sequence is MAEQKWPQRLWLVRHGQSAGNVARDAAEAARLPTIDIAERDMDVPLSTLGERQAKALGQWFGAMPRQAQPDVVLCSPYLRALQSARLLVDAAGLTQATLVQDERLREKEFGITDRLTRTGIAARYPELAEQRAHVGKFYFRPPGGESWCDVILRLRNVIDTLTREYRGENVLVVGHQVIVNCFRYLLERLDEQRILEIDRMADVPNCSVTSYRFDPAQGRSGKLVLEQVNFVVPLAEGHAPITTEPDAPVAPKP, encoded by the coding sequence ATGGCCGAGCAGAAATGGCCGCAGCGGCTCTGGCTGGTGCGGCATGGGCAAAGCGCCGGCAATGTGGCGCGTGATGCGGCCGAGGCCGCGCGCCTGCCGACCATAGACATTGCCGAGCGCGACATGGACGTGCCCTTGTCCACCCTGGGTGAACGGCAGGCCAAGGCGCTCGGGCAATGGTTCGGCGCAATGCCGCGCCAGGCGCAGCCCGACGTGGTGTTGTGCTCGCCCTACCTGCGCGCACTGCAGAGCGCCCGGTTGCTGGTCGACGCGGCGGGGCTGACGCAAGCCACGCTGGTACAGGATGAGCGCCTGCGCGAGAAGGAGTTCGGCATCACCGACCGGCTTACCAGGACAGGGATCGCCGCGCGTTATCCAGAGCTTGCCGAGCAGCGGGCGCATGTCGGCAAGTTCTATTTCCGCCCGCCGGGCGGCGAAAGTTGGTGCGATGTGATCCTGCGGCTGCGGAACGTGATCGACACCCTGACCCGCGAATATCGCGGTGAGAATGTGCTGGTGGTGGGGCACCAGGTGATCGTCAACTGCTTTCGTTATCTGCTCGAACGGCTCGATGAGCAGCGCATCTTGGAAATCGACCGGATGGCGGATGTGCCCAACTGTTCGGTGACGAGCTATCGCTTCGACCCGGCGCAGGGGCGCTCCGGCAAGCTGGTGCTGGAACAGGTGAATTTCGTGGTGCCGCTGGCCGAAGGACACGCGCCCATCACCACTGAACCCGATGCCCCGGTGGCACCCAAACCATGA
- a CDS encoding NAD(P)H-hydrate dehydratase, which produces MMPHAILTLEPALLDEAALHDWPLPQPDASGDKESRGHVLVVGGSVQMPGAVVLAATAALRAGAGKLTVATTAPAAPMAAAMLPEARVIALPETQQGGLAPEGAAALNDLLPRVDALLIGPGMQDEAAAAALVNAVLPALGTLPLVLDATAMAGWTWQPPREGNVLLTPHAGELAHLTELDKAEVLKDPLGAVRTAAARWGATVVLKGAVTHIARPDGRIWRHQGGNAGLGVSGSGDVLAGVIAGLAARGATLEQAAAWGVAMHAQAGEALAARIGPLGYLAREIADEIPRRLARHCP; this is translated from the coding sequence ATGATGCCGCACGCAATATTGACGCTGGAGCCTGCGCTATTGGATGAGGCGGCGCTGCACGACTGGCCACTGCCACAGCCCGATGCCAGCGGTGACAAGGAGTCGCGTGGGCATGTGCTGGTGGTGGGCGGCAGTGTCCAGATGCCAGGCGCCGTGGTACTTGCAGCCACCGCCGCGTTGCGTGCCGGTGCCGGCAAGCTCACCGTGGCGACGACCGCACCCGCTGCACCGATGGCGGCAGCCATGTTGCCTGAGGCCAGGGTGATCGCGCTGCCGGAAACCCAGCAGGGTGGCCTGGCACCGGAAGGGGCCGCGGCGCTGAACGACCTGCTCCCGAGAGTTGATGCGCTGCTGATCGGTCCGGGCATGCAGGACGAAGCCGCCGCTGCCGCCCTGGTCAACGCGGTACTGCCCGCGCTGGGGACGTTGCCATTGGTGCTGGATGCGACGGCCATGGCCGGCTGGACGTGGCAGCCGCCCCGCGAGGGCAACGTGCTGCTCACGCCGCATGCAGGGGAGCTGGCGCATCTGACCGAGCTGGACAAGGCCGAGGTGCTGAAGGATCCGCTTGGCGCTGTCCGCACCGCCGCTGCCCGCTGGGGTGCAACGGTGGTGCTCAAGGGTGCCGTCACCCACATCGCCCGCCCGGACGGCCGGATCTGGCGCCACCAGGGGGGCAATGCGGGGCTCGGTGTCTCCGGTTCCGGCGACGTGCTGGCCGGCGTCATCGCCGGATTGGCCGCACGCGGGGCAACCTTGGAACAGGCGGCCGCCTGGGGCGTGGCAATGCATGCGCAGGCCGGCGAAGCGCTGGCGGCGCGTATCGGCCCCTTGGGCTATCTGGCACGCGAAATCGCCGATGAAATCCCGCGGCGCCTTGCCAGGCACTGCCCGTAA
- a CDS encoding low affinity iron permease family protein: protein MKRGRPGPALFNRFAQWAAVASGAPRTFLLAAALVLIWIVTGPLFDFSDTWQLVINTGTTIITFLMVFLIQHTQNRDTQALQLKLDELIRAVHGARNQMIQAEELDDQELAELKRQYVEIASKTHERLDDVLQTLDRERPRNSA from the coding sequence ATGAAGCGGGGTCGCCCGGGCCCCGCCCTGTTCAATCGTTTTGCCCAATGGGCAGCCGTCGCCTCCGGGGCGCCACGCACCTTTCTGCTGGCGGCAGCGCTGGTGTTGATCTGGATCGTGACCGGCCCGCTGTTCGATTTCTCCGATACCTGGCAGCTGGTGATCAACACCGGCACCACCATCATCACCTTTCTGATGGTATTCCTGATCCAGCACACCCAGAACCGCGATACCCAGGCGCTGCAACTCAAGCTGGACGAGCTGATCCGAGCCGTGCATGGCGCGCGCAATCAGATGATCCAGGCCGAGGAACTGGACGATCAGGAATTGGCCGAGTTGAAGCGGCAATACGTGGAGATTGCTTCCAAAACACACGAGCGGCTGGACGACGTGTTGCAGACCCTTGATCGGGAACGGCCCCGCAACTCGGCCTGA
- a CDS encoding pyridoxamine 5'-phosphate oxidase family protein has product MDEHHPDRQALQAQLAHFRFGMLTTFDAELGQLRSRPMTNQQLEFDGTLWFFTADTTGTYREVTREHHVNLSYADPDAMRFVSVSGLASVVRDRERASALWSPVYQAFFPGGLDDPHLVLLRVDITQAEYWEASSGRMVQLYRLAKAALTGRPADLGTEHRRLDRI; this is encoded by the coding sequence ATGGATGAGCATCACCCCGACCGACAGGCACTCCAGGCGCAGCTGGCGCATTTCCGCTTTGGCATGCTGACTACTTTCGATGCCGAACTGGGCCAGCTGCGCAGCCGGCCGATGACCAATCAGCAGTTGGAATTCGACGGCACGCTGTGGTTCTTCACCGCCGACACCACCGGCACCTACCGTGAGGTGACGCGCGAACATCACGTCAACCTCAGCTACGCCGATCCGGATGCGATGCGCTTCGTCTCGGTTTCGGGCCTCGCTTCGGTGGTGCGTGACCGCGAGCGCGCCAGCGCCTTATGGAGCCCGGTCTATCAGGCGTTCTTCCCCGGCGGCCTGGACGATCCGCATCTGGTGCTGCTGCGCGTCGACATCACCCAAGCCGAGTACTGGGAGGCGTCCTCCGGCCGTATGGTGCAGTTGTACCGGCTGGCCAAGGCGGCATTGACCGGCCGGCCGGCTGACCTGGGCACCGAACACCGCCGGCTCGACCGGATCTAG
- the pdeM gene encoding ligase-associated DNA damage response endonuclease PdeM, translating to MSHLALSLAGETLWLLPDKALYWPARRLLLLADLHLGKAATFRARGQPVPDGTTATNLARLDAVLARYETTSLIFLGDLLHAREALTPALLERLAAWRARHPGLDCLLVRGNHDRHAGPLPDALGIDTVAEQPAGPFLLRHEPHREPGRIVLAGHVHPAYVLQGPGRDRVRLPCFSIEDDLGVLPAFGDFTGSWTVASAPGRRIYLVGDGQVWPVPPVRG from the coding sequence ATGAGCCATCTGGCACTGTCGCTGGCCGGCGAAACACTCTGGCTGCTGCCGGACAAGGCCCTGTACTGGCCAGCCCGGCGTCTGCTGCTGCTTGCCGATCTGCACCTGGGCAAGGCAGCGACATTCCGCGCCCGCGGCCAGCCGGTCCCCGATGGCACCACCGCGACCAATCTGGCGCGGCTCGACGCTGTGCTGGCGCGATACGAAACCACCAGCCTCATCTTCCTTGGCGACCTGCTGCACGCCCGCGAAGCACTGACACCGGCGCTGCTGGAGCGCCTGGCCGCCTGGCGGGCCCGGCATCCGGGGCTGGACTGCCTGCTGGTACGCGGCAACCATGACCGCCATGCCGGCCCGCTGCCGGACGCGCTCGGGATCGACACGGTGGCCGAGCAGCCGGCCGGACCGTTTCTGCTGCGGCACGAACCGCACCGCGAGCCGGGCCGGATCGTGCTGGCCGGACATGTACATCCGGCCTATGTGCTGCAAGGCCCGGGGCGCGACCGGGTGCGCCTGCCCTGCTTCAGTATCGAGGACGATCTTGGCGTGCTGCCGGCCTTCGGTGACTTCACCGGCAGTTGGACCGTGGCATCGGCGCCTGGGCGCCGGATCTATCTGGTTGGGGACGGGCAGGTATGGCCGGTGCCGCCAGTGCGCGGCTGA
- a CDS encoding ligase-associated DNA damage response DEXH box helicase — protein MTRARPTRPQDWLATRGWRPFPFQRTVWRAVAEGESGLLHAGTGAGKTHAVWLAALARFADPAAAAPLTVLWLTPMRALASDTERALAEPMAALAPGWTLGLRTGDTGSAERARQARRLPSALITTPESLSLLLARADARAALRSVRMVVVDEWHELLGNKRGVQVQLALARLRQWNPTLLTWGLSATLGDLAHASAVLLGGATGRLVEGRSDRLPQIDTLLPARPERFPWAGHLGLRMLPALITELEAAGSSLVFLNTRSQAERWYQALLEARPDWAGLIALHHGSLDREVRDWVEQGLKQGRLKAVVCTSSLDLGVDFSPVERVLQIGSVKGVARLLQRAGRAGHAPGRRPRITLVPTHSLELIEAAAARQAAKAGQLEARRSPEKPLDVLVQHLVTVALGGGFRPETLLPEIRSTWAYRELADDEWQWALAFVRQGGPSLHAYPEYRRVAPDDAGDWRVPDAQVARRHRMGIGTIVSDAGVTVQFLRGGRLGTVEESFIARLRPGEAFLFAGRLLELVRVHGMVAYVRLAGGARAAVPRWNGGRMPLSTELADAMLAQLEHAAAGQLDSPELRCAAPLLSLQAAWSALPGRDTLLAESLRSREGWHLFLYPFAGRQVHLGLASLLGWRLARQQPVTFSISVNDYGLELLSATAIDWPARLQPALFDDAGLLQDLLAGLNAGELAQRRFREIARISGLVFNGYPGAAKSARQLQASSSLFYEVFRQHDPDNRLLAQAEHEVLWQELEGQRLAETLATLRTRRLVHQALKRPTPFAFPLMVARFRERLGSEKLAERIARMLAELERAAGGEATTDVAASLAFEQPAAVAPPRRRRRP, from the coding sequence ATGACCAGGGCCCGGCCGACCCGCCCGCAGGACTGGCTGGCCACCCGTGGCTGGCGGCCGTTCCCGTTCCAACGCACGGTATGGCGGGCGGTGGCAGAGGGTGAATCCGGGCTGCTGCATGCCGGCACCGGCGCCGGCAAGACCCATGCGGTCTGGCTGGCGGCGCTGGCACGCTTTGCCGATCCGGCCGCCGCGGCACCGCTCACGGTGCTGTGGCTGACCCCGATGCGCGCGCTAGCCAGCGATACCGAGCGGGCCCTGGCCGAACCAATGGCGGCGCTCGCACCCGGCTGGACCCTGGGTCTGCGCACCGGTGATACCGGCAGCGCCGAGCGGGCCCGGCAGGCGCGGCGGCTGCCCAGTGCACTGATCACCACCCCCGAAAGCCTGTCGCTGCTGCTGGCCCGCGCGGATGCGCGCGCAGCGTTGCGTTCGGTACGCATGGTGGTCGTCGACGAGTGGCATGAACTGCTGGGCAACAAACGCGGGGTACAGGTCCAGCTCGCATTGGCCCGATTGCGGCAATGGAATCCGACGCTGCTGACCTGGGGGCTCTCGGCGACGCTCGGCGATCTCGCACACGCCTCGGCGGTGCTGCTGGGCGGCGCCACGGGCCGGCTGGTGGAGGGCCGGTCGGACCGGCTGCCGCAGATCGACACCCTGCTGCCGGCCCGGCCGGAACGCTTTCCCTGGGCTGGTCACCTTGGGTTGCGCATGCTGCCGGCGCTCATCACCGAGCTTGAGGCCGCCGGCAGCAGCCTGGTGTTCCTGAATACCCGCTCGCAAGCCGAACGCTGGTACCAGGCCCTGCTCGAGGCACGCCCCGATTGGGCCGGCCTGATCGCGTTGCACCACGGCTCGCTCGACCGCGAGGTACGCGACTGGGTGGAACAGGGGTTGAAGCAGGGCCGGCTCAAGGCAGTGGTCTGTACCAGCAGCCTGGATCTGGGGGTGGACTTCTCGCCGGTGGAGCGCGTACTGCAGATCGGGTCGGTCAAAGGCGTGGCGCGCTTGCTGCAGCGCGCCGGCCGCGCCGGCCACGCCCCGGGGCGCCGGCCCCGGATCACGCTGGTGCCCACGCACAGCCTGGAGCTGATCGAAGCCGCCGCGGCACGACAGGCGGCAAAGGCCGGCCAGCTCGAAGCGCGCCGCTCGCCGGAGAAACCGCTGGATGTCTTGGTGCAGCATCTGGTCACCGTTGCGCTCGGCGGCGGATTCCGCCCCGAGACCCTGCTGCCCGAGATCCGCAGCACCTGGGCCTATCGCGAGCTTGCCGACGACGAGTGGCAATGGGCGCTGGCCTTCGTGCGTCAGGGGGGCCCTTCGTTGCACGCGTATCCGGAATATCGCCGGGTGGCGCCGGACGATGCCGGCGACTGGCGCGTGCCCGACGCGCAGGTGGCAAGGCGGCACCGGATGGGCATCGGCACCATCGTCAGCGACGCCGGCGTGACGGTGCAGTTTCTGCGCGGAGGTCGGCTCGGCACAGTGGAGGAAAGCTTCATCGCACGGCTCAGGCCGGGCGAGGCATTCCTGTTCGCCGGGCGTCTGCTGGAACTGGTCCGGGTGCATGGCATGGTGGCCTACGTGCGACTGGCAGGCGGGGCCCGTGCGGCGGTGCCGCGCTGGAACGGCGGACGCATGCCGCTTTCCACTGAGCTGGCAGACGCGATGCTCGCGCAGCTGGAACACGCGGCGGCCGGGCAACTGGACAGCCCGGAGCTGCGCTGCGCAGCCCCGCTGCTTTCGCTGCAGGCCGCCTGGTCCGCCCTGCCGGGCCGGGATACGCTGCTGGCCGAATCATTGCGCTCGCGCGAAGGCTGGCACCTGTTTCTCTACCCGTTCGCCGGTCGGCAGGTGCATCTGGGGCTGGCCAGCCTGCTCGGTTGGCGCCTTGCCCGGCAGCAACCGGTCACGTTCTCGATCTCGGTGAATGACTACGGCCTTGAGCTGCTGTCCGCCACCGCCATCGATTGGCCGGCCCGGTTGCAGCCGGCGCTGTTCGATGACGCCGGGCTGCTGCAGGATCTGCTTGCCGGTCTGAACGCCGGCGAACTGGCGCAGCGGCGCTTTCGCGAAATCGCCCGGATCTCGGGGCTGGTGTTCAACGGCTACCCCGGCGCGGCCAAAAGCGCGCGCCAGTTGCAGGCTTCATCCAGCCTGTTCTACGAGGTATTCCGGCAGCACGACCCGGACAACCGGCTGCTGGCACAGGCCGAGCATGAGGTGCTGTGGCAGGAGCTGGAAGGGCAGCGGCTGGCCGAAACGCTTGCCACATTGCGCACGCGCCGCCTAGTGCACCAGGCGCTCAAACGGCCGACGCCCTTTGCCTTTCCACTGATGGTGGCGCGCTTTCGCGAGCGGTTGGGCTCGGAAAAACTGGCCGAGCGCATCGCCCGCATGCTGGCGGAACTCGAACGCGCCGCCGGGGGCGAGGCGACGACGGATGTGGCCGCGTCGCTCGCCTTCGAGCAGCCGGCCGCAGTGGCCCCGCCGCGCAGGCGCCGCCGCCCATGA
- a CDS encoding ATP-dependent DNA ligase, which yields MKRFAQLYAALDATTSSNAKLAALQTYFASAPPEDAAWAVYFLAGGKPRQLVPAKLLRQLAREAAGLPEWLFDECYHAVGDLAETIALVVPAGDGADEEGAGLAGWLEQRLLPLRGMAPDALATRLSQLWRQLDRQGVFVATKLITGSLRVGVSRLLVTRALAAVAGVDAKLVAQRLVAYTHLAARPGAEQFQALIAPPDATTRRGGAPYPFFLAHPLQGDPAAQLGPLAAWQAEWKWDGIRAQLVKRDGTCWLWSRGEELVTERFPELAALAEGLPDGTVLDGEIVIWRDGQVQPFALLQQRIGRKTLGAALLREAPAALLAYDLLEWQGEDWRARPLQTRRAQLEAVLAARAAPALRCSPLLQAADWPALAALRGQSRSLGVEGVMLKALASAYGAGRTKDVGVWWKWKIDPYSVDAVLIYAQAGHGRRASLYTDYTFAVWDGDGPQRQLVPFAKAYSGLTDEEIRDVDQYIRRHTVEKFGPVRSVTPALVFELGFEGIARSTRHKSGVAVRFPRILRWRHDKPIAEADTLATLQALLPAGS from the coding sequence ATGAAGCGGTTCGCCCAGCTTTATGCAGCGCTGGATGCCACTACGTCCAGCAACGCCAAGCTCGCCGCCCTGCAAACCTATTTCGCCAGTGCGCCCCCCGAGGACGCCGCGTGGGCGGTGTACTTCCTCGCCGGCGGCAAACCGCGCCAACTGGTGCCGGCGAAACTGCTGCGCCAGTTGGCACGCGAAGCGGCGGGCCTGCCGGAATGGCTGTTCGACGAGTGCTACCACGCCGTGGGGGATCTGGCGGAGACCATCGCGCTGGTGGTGCCGGCCGGCGACGGTGCCGACGAGGAAGGGGCGGGCCTGGCCGGGTGGCTGGAGCAGCGTCTGCTGCCGCTGCGTGGCATGGCGCCCGACGCGCTGGCGACACGCCTGTCGCAGCTGTGGCGGCAATTGGACCGGCAAGGCGTGTTCGTTGCCACCAAGCTGATCACCGGCAGCCTGCGCGTCGGCGTCTCCCGGCTGCTGGTGACGCGGGCACTGGCCGCGGTGGCCGGGGTGGATGCCAAACTCGTGGCGCAACGGCTGGTGGCCTACACCCACCTCGCCGCACGGCCGGGCGCCGAGCAATTCCAGGCACTGATCGCGCCGCCGGACGCCACCACGCGCCGTGGCGGGGCGCCCTACCCGTTTTTCCTCGCCCATCCATTGCAGGGGGACCCGGCGGCCCAGCTTGGGCCGCTCGCCGCCTGGCAGGCCGAGTGGAAATGGGATGGCATCCGCGCCCAGCTGGTCAAGCGCGATGGGACCTGCTGGCTGTGGTCACGTGGCGAGGAACTGGTCACCGAGCGTTTTCCGGAATTGGCGGCACTGGCCGAAGGGCTGCCCGACGGCACCGTGCTCGACGGCGAGATCGTGATCTGGCGCGATGGACAGGTGCAGCCGTTCGCGCTGTTGCAGCAGCGTATCGGCCGCAAGACACTGGGCGCTGCGTTGCTGCGCGAGGCGCCGGCGGCCCTGCTCGCCTATGACCTGCTCGAATGGCAAGGCGAGGACTGGCGGGCGCGGCCGCTGCAGACGCGCCGCGCCCAGCTGGAAGCGGTGCTGGCCGCGCGTGCCGCACCCGCACTGCGCTGCTCGCCGCTGCTGCAGGCGGCCGATTGGCCGGCGCTGGCTGCACTGCGCGGACAATCACGGTCGCTGGGTGTGGAAGGGGTGATGCTCAAGGCGCTGGCCAGCGCCTACGGGGCGGGCCGCACCAAGGATGTGGGCGTGTGGTGGAAATGGAAGATCGACCCCTACTCGGTGGACGCGGTGCTGATCTATGCCCAGGCCGGACATGGCCGCCGCGCCAGCCTGTATACCGACTACACCTTCGCCGTCTGGGATGGCGACGGTCCACAGCGCCAGCTGGTGCCGTTCGCCAAGGCGTATTCGGGCCTCACCGATGAGGAGATCCGCGACGTCGATCAGTACATCCGCCGCCATACCGTGGAAAAGTTCGGCCCGGTACGCAGCGTGACGCCAGCCCTGGTATTCGAGCTGGGCTTCGAAGGCATTGCACGCAGCACCCGGCACAAGAGCGGCGTGGCGGTGCGCTTTCCACGCATCCTGCGCTGGCGGCACGACAAGCCGATCGCCGAGGCCGACACCCTCGCCACGCTGCAGGCCCTGCTGCCGGCCGGATCATGA
- a CDS encoding ligase-associated DNA damage response exonuclease, with protein sequence MALIVARPQGLYCPAGDFYIDPWRPVERAVITHGHGDHARVGHAHYLAAAPGAGVLRARLGGISLETLPYGTSILHHGVRLSLHPAGHVLGSAQVRLEHGGEVWVASGDYKVEADATCAPFEPVRCNAFITESTFGLPIYRWQPQAALFAQINDWWRGNAAQGRTSVLFCYALGKAQRILAGLDPAIGPLVAHGAVEPLNAVYRTAGVALPPTRSVAEVDPAGLKHALVLAPPSAQNSPWLRRFGDYADAFASGWMQLRGARRRRAVDRGFVVSDHADWPGLLTAIAATGAERVFVTHGQSGPLVRWLCETEGLAAQTLQTEYGDEDDTPIGVAA encoded by the coding sequence ATGGCGCTTATCGTTGCACGGCCGCAAGGGCTGTACTGCCCGGCCGGCGATTTCTACATCGATCCCTGGCGGCCGGTGGAACGCGCCGTGATCACCCATGGCCATGGCGACCACGCCCGTGTGGGTCACGCCCACTACCTTGCCGCGGCGCCCGGCGCAGGCGTCCTGCGCGCGCGGCTGGGCGGGATCTCGCTGGAGACCCTGCCCTACGGCACGTCCATCCTGCATCACGGTGTACGGCTGAGCCTGCATCCGGCGGGGCACGTGCTGGGCTCGGCGCAGGTGCGGCTGGAGCATGGCGGCGAGGTCTGGGTTGCCTCGGGTGACTACAAGGTGGAAGCCGATGCCACCTGCGCCCCGTTCGAGCCGGTCCGCTGCAATGCCTTCATCACCGAATCGACCTTCGGTCTGCCCATCTATCGCTGGCAGCCGCAGGCGGCGCTTTTCGCGCAGATCAACGACTGGTGGCGCGGCAACGCGGCACAGGGCCGCACCTCGGTGTTGTTCTGCTACGCCCTGGGCAAAGCACAACGCATCCTGGCCGGCCTGGATCCGGCCATCGGCCCGCTGGTCGCGCACGGCGCCGTCGAGCCGCTCAACGCGGTCTATCGCACGGCAGGTGTTGCGCTGCCGCCGACCCGGTCGGTCGCCGAGGTCGATCCGGCCGGTTTGAAACACGCCTTGGTGCTGGCACCGCCATCGGCGCAGAACAGCCCGTGGCTGCGGCGCTTCGGCGACTACGCCGATGCCTTCGCCAGTGGCTGGATGCAACTGCGCGGCGCACGGCGCCGGCGCGCTGTCGATCGTGGATTCGTGGTCTCCGACCATGCCGACTGGCCGGGCCTGCTGACCGCCATCGCCGCCACCGGCGCCGAGCGTGTCTTCGTCACCCACGGCCAGAGCGGGCCGCTGGTGCGCTGGCTGTGCGAAACCGAGGGCCTGGCGGCGCAGACCCTGCAGACCGAATACGGCGACGAGGATGACACACCGATCGGAGTGGCGGCATGA